A stretch of the Deinococcus depolymerans genome encodes the following:
- a CDS encoding zinc-dependent alcohol dehydrogenase, protein MKAIVWQGTNRVGVETVPDPTLLLPTDAIVRVTSTAICGSDLHLLDGVIPSMERGDILGHEFMGEVVEIGRDVKNLKVGDRVVVPFNIACGACDPCRRGLFSACDNSNPNHRMAEALYGGVSGGGLFGYSHMYGGYAGGQAQYVRVPFADVGPHRIESDLRDEQVLFLTDIFPTGYQAAEQCGIVPGRDVVAVFGAGPVGQFAARSAQLLGAAHVIVIDRVPERLAMAAAAGCQTINYEQDDVLVALREATGGRGPDHVIDAVGMEAHGHGPGALADTARQRLRLSFDRITALRWALLSCAKGGTVSLPGVYGGLIDKVPMGAAFAKGLTFRMGQTHTHRHVAPLLSRIEAGEIDPSFVITHRATLDEAPDLYRTFRDKHDGCVKVVLNPWG, encoded by the coding sequence ATGAAGGCCATCGTCTGGCAGGGCACGAACCGCGTGGGCGTGGAGACGGTCCCCGACCCCACGCTGCTGCTGCCCACCGACGCCATCGTGCGTGTCACCTCGACCGCGATCTGCGGTTCGGACCTGCACCTACTCGACGGCGTGATTCCCAGCATGGAGCGCGGTGACATCCTGGGCCACGAGTTCATGGGTGAGGTCGTCGAGATCGGGCGGGACGTGAAGAACCTGAAGGTCGGGGACCGGGTGGTCGTGCCGTTCAACATCGCCTGCGGGGCCTGCGACCCCTGCCGCCGGGGCCTGTTCAGCGCCTGCGACAACTCGAACCCCAACCACCGCATGGCCGAGGCGCTGTACGGCGGGGTCAGTGGCGGCGGGCTGTTCGGGTACTCGCACATGTACGGCGGGTACGCGGGCGGTCAGGCGCAGTACGTGCGCGTGCCGTTCGCGGATGTCGGGCCGCACCGCATCGAATCGGACCTGCGGGACGAGCAGGTGCTGTTCCTGACCGACATCTTCCCCACCGGGTACCAGGCGGCCGAGCAGTGCGGCATCGTGCCGGGCCGCGACGTGGTCGCGGTGTTCGGGGCCGGGCCGGTCGGGCAGTTCGCGGCCCGCAGTGCGCAGCTGCTGGGCGCGGCGCACGTGATCGTGATCGACCGGGTGCCCGAGCGGCTGGCGATGGCGGCCGCCGCCGGGTGCCAGACCATCAACTACGAGCAGGACGACGTGCTGGTGGCGCTGCGTGAGGCGACCGGCGGGCGCGGCCCGGACCACGTGATCGACGCGGTGGGCATGGAAGCGCACGGGCACGGTCCCGGCGCGCTGGCCGACACCGCCAGGCAGCGGCTGCGGCTGAGTTTCGACCGGATCACGGCGCTGCGCTGGGCGCTGCTGAGCTGCGCGAAGGGCGGCACGGTCAGCCTGCCCGGCGTGTACGGCGGCCTGATCGACAAGGTCCCGATGGGCGCGGCGTTCGCCAAGGGCCTGACCTTCCGCATGGGTCAGACGCACACGCACCGGCACGTCGCGCCGCTGCTGTCCCGCATCGAGGCGGGCGAGATCGACCCGAGTTTCGTGATCACGCACCGCGCCACCCTGGACGAGGCGCCGGACCTGTACAGGACCTTCCGCGACAAGCACGACGGCTGCGTGAAGGTCGTGCTGAACCCCTGGGGCTGA
- a CDS encoding acetate--CoA ligase, giving the protein MDAALLSVPLVSPTAALSACPPVPPAEAERLRHLDPQAYWLHIAQELTWDTPPTTALEGTLGDFRYFPGATGNVSVNCLDRHPPERVALRYEREDGLRETWTYGELTDATARFAAALQDLGVERGDRVAVYLGNVPEAFIAIHACYRIGAIYSVIFAGFSAAAVRDRLEDARPKVVVCTDATLRRGRIVPLKATLDEALTDLPPTQVIVARRVNAGHPLRAGELDFQALLDATTRRADPVMLEANEPGFIIYTSGTTSKPKGLVHAGLGFLTGAYANVKWTLNLRGQDTYWCTADVGWLTFPIFALVGGLAHGATHVIYEGSIDTPTPARPYELIAAYGVTKVFTAPTALRMLRRAGDDALRGHDLGRLQLIGLVGEPLDPETWHWAHDTLGGGNVFINNTYGQTETGTAWAASMVGLTPTRPGACGHPLPGYRARIVRDDGHEAAPGELGALTLTEPFPCLARTVWGDHDRYRATYLSDHPGAYAASDAALLDHDGQLWVTGRLDDVMNVAGHRIGTMEMEAALITHPAVSEAAVVAMPDNVKGSVPVAFVVPRGDAQGSPELQRELAEAVVRGVGAIARPARVIVTPTVPRTRSGKIMRRVLRDLLITGQAGGDLSSLENPDAIATVQALLEGASGTA; this is encoded by the coding sequence ATGGACGCTGCCCTGCTGTCTGTTCCGCTCGTGTCGCCCACCGCCGCCCTGAGCGCCTGCCCGCCCGTCCCGCCCGCCGAGGCCGAGCGCCTGCGTCACCTGGACCCGCAGGCGTACTGGCTGCATATCGCGCAGGAACTGACCTGGGACACGCCTCCCACCACGGCCCTGGAGGGCACGCTGGGGGACTTCCGGTACTTTCCGGGCGCGACCGGGAACGTCAGCGTGAACTGCCTGGACCGGCACCCGCCAGAGCGTGTGGCGCTGCGCTACGAGCGTGAGGACGGCCTGCGGGAAACCTGGACGTACGGGGAGCTGACCGACGCCACCGCCCGCTTTGCCGCTGCCCTGCAGGACCTGGGCGTGGAACGCGGGGACCGCGTGGCCGTCTACCTGGGCAACGTGCCCGAGGCGTTCATCGCCATTCACGCCTGCTACCGCATCGGGGCGATCTACTCGGTGATCTTCGCGGGCTTCAGCGCCGCCGCCGTGCGTGACCGCCTGGAGGACGCCCGCCCGAAGGTCGTGGTCTGCACGGACGCCACGCTGCGGCGCGGGCGGATCGTGCCGCTGAAGGCCACGCTGGACGAGGCCCTGACCGATCTGCCGCCCACGCAGGTGATCGTGGCGCGGCGCGTGAACGCCGGTCACCCCCTGCGGGCCGGGGAACTGGACTTCCAGGCGCTGCTGGACGCCACCACCCGCCGCGCCGACCCGGTGATGCTGGAGGCGAACGAGCCGGGGTTCATCATCTACACCAGCGGCACGACCAGCAAACCCAAGGGCCTGGTGCACGCCGGGCTGGGCTTCCTGACCGGCGCGTACGCGAACGTGAAGTGGACCCTGAACCTGCGCGGGCAGGACACGTACTGGTGTACCGCCGACGTGGGCTGGCTGACCTTCCCGATCTTCGCGCTGGTGGGCGGACTGGCGCACGGCGCGACGCACGTGATCTACGAGGGCAGCATCGACACGCCCACGCCCGCCCGGCCGTACGAACTGATCGCCGCCTACGGCGTCACGAAGGTCTTCACGGCCCCCACGGCCCTGCGGATGCTGCGCCGCGCCGGGGACGACGCCCTGCGCGGCCACGACCTGGGCCGGCTGCAACTCATCGGGCTGGTCGGGGAACCGCTGGACCCGGAAACGTGGCACTGGGCGCACGACACGCTGGGCGGCGGGAACGTGTTCATCAACAACACGTACGGGCAGACCGAGACGGGCACCGCCTGGGCGGCCAGCATGGTGGGCCTGACCCCCACCCGCCCCGGCGCGTGCGGGCACCCGCTGCCCGGCTACCGCGCCCGGATCGTGCGGGACGACGGCCATGAGGCCGCGCCGGGTGAACTGGGCGCCCTGACCCTGACCGAACCGTTCCCGTGCCTCGCGCGGACCGTGTGGGGCGACCACGACCGTTACCGCGCCACGTACCTCAGCGACCATCCGGGCGCCTACGCCGCGAGCGACGCCGCGCTGCTCGACCACGACGGGCAACTGTGGGTGACGGGCCGTCTGGACGACGTGATGAACGTCGCCGGGCACCGCATCGGTACCATGGAGATGGAAGCGGCGCTGATCACGCACCCGGCCGTGTCCGAGGCGGCGGTGGTCGCCATGCCCGACAACGTGAAAGGCTCGGTGCCCGTCGCGTTCGTCGTGCCGCGCGGCGACGCGCAGGGCAGCCCCGAACTGCAACGCGAACTGGCCGAAGCCGTCGTGCGGGGCGTGGGCGCCATTGCCCGCCCGGCGCGCGTGATCGTCACGCCGACCGTGCCCCGCACCCGCAGCGGCAAGATCATGCGCCGCGTCCTGCGCGACCTGCTGATCACCGGTCAGGCGGGCGGCGACCTGAGCAGCCTGGAAAACCCGGACGCCATCGCCACCGTTCAGGCGCTGCTGGAGGGGGCCAGCGGCACGGCGTAG
- a CDS encoding cobalamin-binding protein yields MTHPAPTAPADRPAPTRIVSLLPSATDLLFDLGLGARVVGVSHSCDHPQARSLPVLTRSIVDSAAPQAEIDRAVSDAVREGRALYRVDGPRLDVLNPDLVVTQGVCEVCAVTPGTIEAAVRYLPGCLPAANVLSLEGRRLSGILDDLRALGEAAGVPEHAGALAARAQARWDAVPSAPHAPRVLTLEWTDPPFYGGHWVPEQVERAGGVNVLGAAGTDSGRAGWAQIEALRPDVTVVMCCGYGLRDNVSFARALDPQRPLGQVWAVDANALFSRPALGVVRGAEVLAALLRGEATPGQSERVRG; encoded by the coding sequence ATGACCCACCCGGCCCCCACCGCTCCCGCCGACCGACCGGCCCCGACCCGCATCGTGAGCCTGCTGCCCAGCGCCACCGACCTGCTGTTCGACCTGGGGTTGGGCGCGCGGGTGGTGGGGGTTAGTCACTCCTGCGACCACCCGCAGGCGCGGTCACTGCCGGTCCTGACGCGCTCCATCGTGGACAGCGCCGCCCCGCAGGCCGAGATCGACCGGGCCGTCAGCGACGCCGTGCGCGAGGGCCGCGCGCTGTACCGGGTGGACGGCCCGCGGCTGGACGTCCTGAACCCGGACCTGGTGGTCACGCAGGGCGTGTGCGAGGTCTGCGCGGTCACGCCCGGCACCATCGAGGCGGCCGTGCGGTACCTGCCGGGCTGCCTGCCCGCCGCGAACGTCCTGAGCCTGGAGGGCCGCCGCCTGAGCGGCATCCTGGACGACCTGCGGGCGCTGGGCGAGGCGGCTGGCGTGCCGGAACACGCCGGGGCGCTGGCCGCGCGGGCGCAGGCCCGCTGGGACGCCGTGCCGAGTGCCCCGCACGCGCCGCGCGTCCTGACGCTGGAATGGACGGACCCGCCCTTCTACGGGGGGCACTGGGTGCCCGAGCAGGTCGAGCGGGCCGGCGGCGTGAACGTGCTGGGCGCGGCCGGAACGGATTCGGGCCGCGCGGGCTGGGCGCAGATCGAGGCGCTGCGGCCCGACGTGACGGTCGTCATGTGCTGCGGGTACGGGCTGCGCGACAACGTCAGCTTCGCCCGCGCCCTGGACCCGCAGCGACCGCTGGGGCAGGTGTGGGCGGTGGACGCGAACGCCCTGTTCAGCCGCCCCGCGCTGGGCGTGGTGCGCGGCGCGGAGGTCCTCGCGGCCCTGCTGCGCGGCGAGGCCACCCCCGGCCAGAGCGAACGCGTCCGGGGCTGA
- a CDS encoding SRPBCC family protein: MNPDSTNPDTTNPDTTNPGNTSPDSPKPDGQVTSDRTPESQAAGEGSTGAHMPPLERSVVGSVGVALIGAGLRSARPLQKLVLGGVGAGLTALAATGRNPLATALKIRQNAQGEVLVSDAVTVGKPAAELYARWRDLARLPDLMTHLQAVEVLDGRRSRWTVKAPAGTVSWEAELTADEPGQRLAWQSLPGAAVENHGEVLFRPAPGDRGTEVIVRLTYRPPAGTAGAVVARLAGEEPAQQLRDDLMRFKREQELGFAPTTQGQSSGRAATGGPA, translated from the coding sequence ATGAACCCAGACAGCACGAACCCGGACACCACGAATCCGGACACCACGAATCCGGGCAACACCAGCCCGGACAGCCCGAAACCCGACGGGCAGGTCACCTCCGACCGCACCCCCGAGTCGCAGGCGGCCGGGGAGGGCAGTACCGGCGCCCACATGCCGCCCCTGGAACGCTCGGTGGTGGGCAGCGTGGGCGTCGCCCTGATCGGCGCGGGGCTACGCAGCGCCCGGCCGCTGCAGAAGCTCGTGCTGGGGGGCGTCGGGGCGGGGCTGACCGCGCTGGCTGCCACGGGCCGCAACCCGCTAGCGACCGCGCTGAAGATCCGGCAGAACGCGCAGGGCGAGGTCCTCGTGAGTGACGCGGTGACGGTCGGGAAACCCGCCGCCGAGCTGTACGCCCGCTGGCGGGATCTGGCCCGGCTGCCGGACCTGATGACCCACCTTCAGGCCGTCGAGGTGCTGGACGGGCGCCGCTCGCGCTGGACCGTGAAAGCCCCGGCCGGCACGGTCAGCTGGGAGGCGGAACTGACGGCGGACGAACCGGGCCAGCGGCTGGCGTGGCAGTCCCTGCCGGGCGCGGCAGTCGAGAATCACGGTGAGGTGCTGTTCCGCCCCGCGCCGGGCGACCGGGGCACCGAGGTCATCGTGCGCCTCACGTACCGCCCGCCAGCCGGCACGGCCGGGGCCGTCGTGGCGCGGCTGGCCGGCGAGGAACCCGCCCAGCAGTTGCGGGACGACCTGATGCGTTTCAAGCGCGAGCAGGAACTGGGCTTCGCGCCGACCACGCAGGGCCAGAGCAGTGGCCGCGCCGCGACGGGCGGTCCGGCATGA
- a CDS encoding SDR family NAD(P)-dependent oxidoreductase, with translation MRVPTRLLLTAAAALAARRALRSPAGRYDLTGRSVLITGGSRGLGLALARECLSRGANVTLMARTAEDLRRAQERLNAGPRVHTVTGDVRRDGDAARAVQEAVRAHGRLDVLVNNAGIIQIGPEANTTEQDYRDALEVNTLGPLRMVRAARPHLRGGGRVLIVSSVGGRVAIAHLGPYSVSKFASAGLGQALRAELAREGIVVSTVLPGLMRTGSPLNAPVKGQVRREYALIATLAALPVLSLDAAEAARRILNALEAGRAETMIGGPAAVMRAVQGAAPELTASLMAFAARLLPGPAGSDRAVTGRDAEGPLTQGNPMKRAAEGAFNQRRAHGRQPGDRET, from the coding sequence ATGCGAGTCCCGACACGTCTGCTCCTGACGGCCGCCGCTGCCCTGGCCGCCCGACGCGCCCTCCGCTCTCCGGCCGGCCGGTACGACCTGACGGGCCGGAGCGTGCTGATCACCGGCGGTTCGCGCGGGCTGGGGCTGGCGCTGGCCCGGGAGTGCCTGTCGCGCGGGGCGAACGTCACGCTGATGGCCCGCACCGCCGAGGACCTGCGCCGGGCGCAGGAACGCCTGAACGCCGGGCCGCGCGTGCACACCGTGACCGGCGACGTGCGACGCGACGGGGACGCCGCGCGGGCCGTGCAGGAGGCCGTGCGCGCCCACGGGCGGCTGGACGTGCTGGTGAACAACGCCGGCATCATCCAGATCGGGCCGGAGGCGAACACCACCGAGCAGGATTACCGCGACGCGCTGGAGGTGAACACGCTGGGGCCGCTGCGGATGGTCCGCGCGGCCCGGCCGCACCTGCGCGGGGGCGGCCGGGTGCTGATCGTGTCGTCGGTGGGGGGGCGGGTGGCGATTGCGCACCTGGGGCCGTACTCGGTCAGCAAGTTCGCGTCGGCGGGGCTGGGGCAGGCGCTGCGGGCGGAACTGGCGCGCGAGGGCATCGTGGTCAGCACGGTCCTGCCGGGCCTGATGCGCACCGGCAGTCCGCTGAACGCGCCGGTGAAGGGGCAGGTGCGGCGCGAGTACGCGCTGATCGCCACGCTGGCCGCGCTGCCCGTGCTGTCGCTGGACGCGGCCGAGGCGGCCCGGCGGATCCTGAACGCCCTGGAGGCCGGGCGGGCGGAGACCATGATCGGCGGTCCCGCGGCGGTGATGCGGGCCGTGCAGGGGGCCGCGCCGGAACTGACGGCGTCCCTGATGGCCTTCGCGGCGCGGCTGCTGCCGGGGCCGGCCGGCTCGGACCGGGCCGTGACCGGCCGGGACGCCGAGGGTCCGCTCACTCAGGGAAATCCCATGAAACGCGCCGCCGAGGGGGCGTTCAACCAGCGCCGGGCGCATGGGCGCCAGCCGGGTGACCGGGAAACCTGA
- a CDS encoding type III pantothenate kinase: MPAFPLLAVDIGNTSTVIGLADERLDLTHTWRIRTNREHLPDDLAMRLHSLLALTGAPTPRAAVLSSVAPPLGQNYVLALRRHFAVEAFEVSATNLPDVQVELDVPDAVGADRLCNLFGAEKYLNTHEYAVVVDFGTSTNFDVIGRGRRFLGGVLATGAQVSADALFARAAKLPRITLQAPQSAIGTNTTHALQSGLVFGYAEMVDGLLRRIRAELPGPAVAIATGGFSRTIEGICREIDHYDETLTLRGLVELWASR; encoded by the coding sequence GTGCCCGCCTTTCCCCTTCTGGCCGTGGATATCGGCAACACCAGCACCGTCATCGGACTCGCGGACGAACGCCTGGACCTGACGCACACGTGGCGGATCCGCACGAACCGCGAGCATCTGCCGGACGACCTCGCCATGCGGCTGCACAGCCTGCTGGCCCTGACCGGCGCGCCCACGCCGCGCGCCGCCGTCCTGAGCAGCGTCGCGCCGCCCCTGGGCCAGAACTACGTGCTGGCGCTGCGCCGCCACTTCGCCGTGGAGGCCTTCGAGGTCAGCGCCACGAACCTCCCGGACGTCCAGGTGGAACTCGACGTGCCGGACGCCGTGGGCGCGGACCGCCTGTGCAACCTGTTCGGCGCCGAGAAGTACCTGAACACCCATGAGTACGCCGTGGTCGTGGACTTCGGGACGAGCACGAACTTCGACGTGATCGGCCGGGGCCGCCGGTTCCTGGGCGGCGTGCTCGCCACGGGCGCGCAGGTCAGCGCCGACGCGTTGTTCGCACGCGCCGCGAAACTCCCGCGCATCACCCTGCAGGCCCCGCAGAGCGCCATCGGCACGAACACCACGCACGCCCTGCAGTCGGGTCTGGTGTTCGGGTACGCCGAGATGGTGGACGGCCTGCTGCGCCGCATCCGCGCGGAACTGCCGGGACCGGCGGTCGCCATCGCCACCGGGGGCTTCTCGCGGACCATCGAGGGCATCTGCCGCGAGATCGACCACTACGACGAGACCCTGACCCTGCGCGGCCTCGTGGAACTCTGGGCCAGCCGCTGA